A single genomic interval of Lathyrus oleraceus cultivar Zhongwan6 chromosome 7, CAAS_Psat_ZW6_1.0, whole genome shotgun sequence harbors:
- the LOC127103744 gene encoding probable 3-hydroxyisobutyrate dehydrogenase-like 3, mitochondrial, with amino-acid sequence MGSKYPNPIRPSETRIGWIGIGVMGGAMASRLISAGYTLTFYARNPTHPNSLSLQSQGAKLADSPSHLANSSDVVFTMLGHPSDVKSILLDKNGVVSSLNPNTVTVDTTSSHPDLAREISIAARAKNAWSIDAPVSGGDIGARDGKLAIFAAGEASVVEWLYPLFKTLGKPTYMGPSGSGQSCKIANQITIAANLIGISEGLVFAKRAGLDLEQFVNAIRAGSAGSKALELFGERMIKRDFRPGGYAEYQVKDLGMGINYVEGGDDNKVVVLPGASLAKQIFTGMVANGDGKLGGQGVISVIERINNGD; translated from the coding sequence ATGGGAAGCAAATACCCGAACCCGATTAGACCATCAGAAACCCGAATCGGATGGATCGGCATCGGCGTTATGGGCGGCGCCATGGCCTCTCGTCTCATCTCCGCCGGTTACACTCTCACTTTCTACGCTCGCAACCCAACCCACCCAAACTCCCTCTCCCTTCAATCTCAAGGTGCCAAACTCGCCGATTCACCTTCCCATCTCGCAAACTCAAGCGACGTCGTTTTCACAATGCTCGGCCACCCCTCTGACGTTAAATCCATCCTCCTCGACAAAAACGGCGTCGTTTCATCCTTAAACCCTAACACCGTCACAGTCGACACCACCAGTTCACATCCAGATCTCGCCAGAGAAATCTCCATAGCAGCAAGAGCCAAAAACGCTTGGTCCATAGACGCTCCCGTCTCCGGCGGAGACATCGGAGCAAGAGACGGAAAACTAGCAATCTTCGCCGCCGGTGAAGCCTCTGTGGTAGAATGGCTATATCCCTTGTTTAAAACATTGGGAAAACCAACCTACATGGGTCCCTCAGGGTCTGGACAGAGCTGCAAGATAGCAAACCAGATAACAATCGCAGCGAATTTGATCGGAATTAGCGAAGGTCTAGTGTTTGCGAAACGAGCCGGGCTTGATTTGGAGCAATTTGTGAATGCAATTAGAGCCGGTTCGGCGGGTTCGAAGGCGTTGGAGTTGTTTGGGGAGAGGATGATAAAGAGAGATTTTAGGCCTGGTGGTTATGCTGAGTATCAGGTTAAGGATTTAGGAATGGGTATTAATTATGTTGAAGGTGGTGATGATAATAAAGTTGTTGTTTTGCCTGGAGCTTCTTTGGCTAAACAGATATTTACTGGTATGGTTGCAAATGGAGATGGAAAACTTGGTGGTCAAGGTGTTATCTCTGTTATTGAAAGGATTAATAATGGAGATTAA